The following coding sequences lie in one Sinorhizobium fredii USDA 257 genomic window:
- a CDS encoding SDR family NAD(P)-dependent oxidoreductase, protein MTLPSSQFPDLRDRGVLVTGGGSGIGAALVEGFLRQGARVAFIDIAEDASRTLADKLAAETGRRPEFIHADLSDVEHAKRAADAAVAALGSIRVLVNNAARDDRQPLEAVTRESWDESLAVNLRHFFFLSQAIAPVMRQTGGGSIINFSSIAFMLNMPEIPAYATAKAGIIGLTKSLAGKLGPDNIRVNAILPGMIVTERQRRLWLTEDSIDRMQERQCLKRVLVAEDLVGPCLFLASDCSGAMTAQTMIIDGGVF, encoded by the coding sequence ATGACGCTGCCGAGCAGTCAGTTTCCCGACCTGCGCGATCGAGGCGTGCTGGTGACCGGCGGAGGATCGGGCATCGGCGCCGCTCTGGTGGAGGGCTTTCTGCGCCAGGGGGCGCGGGTCGCCTTCATCGATATTGCCGAGGATGCGAGCCGGACGCTCGCAGACAAGCTTGCCGCCGAAACGGGACGGCGGCCCGAATTCATTCACGCCGATCTTAGTGACGTCGAGCACGCGAAAAGGGCCGCTGATGCTGCCGTCGCGGCGCTTGGCTCCATTCGCGTGCTCGTGAACAATGCCGCACGGGACGACCGGCAGCCGCTCGAGGCGGTGACGAGGGAAAGCTGGGACGAAAGCCTTGCGGTCAACCTCAGGCATTTCTTCTTTCTCTCCCAGGCAATCGCGCCGGTCATGCGGCAAACGGGCGGCGGTTCGATCATCAATTTCTCGTCCATCGCCTTCATGCTGAACATGCCCGAAATACCGGCCTATGCTACCGCAAAGGCTGGCATTATCGGTCTTACCAAGTCGCTCGCCGGAAAGCTGGGGCCGGACAATATCCGCGTCAATGCCATCCTGCCCGGTATGATCGTTACCGAACGGCAGAGGCGGCTCTGGCTGACGGAGGACTCGATCGACAGGATGCAGGAGAGGCAGTGCTTGAAACGCGTTCTGGTCGCCGAGGATCTCGTCGGCCCTTGCCTCTTTCTGGCGTCGGACTGCTCGGGGGCGATGACGGCACAGACCATGATCATCGATGGAGGCGTGTTTTGA
- a CDS encoding SMP-30/gluconolactonase/LRE family protein, translating into MTDLAAFSGRILCDFASELGEGPTYDPRTDTAWWFNIKGQELHELHLESGHKTIHPLPFLGSVLATIDPGRQLIASDQGLFVRDTASFKLSPFATLEDKPGNRSNDGRVHASGALWIGTMGRSAEKHAGAIYHVAGNRITKLYSNITIPNGICFSPDGATAYFTDTDVNHLMRVVIDPATALPTGDAVILSDESAAPGGIDGSVCDADGLIWNARWGAGAIEVYKPDGRKVARYAVPATQPSCPAFIGVRADRLLVTSAWQDLDDAAHSADPNAGKTFELGIEVTGRLEPSFRL; encoded by the coding sequence ATGACCGACCTCGCCGCCTTTTCCGGCCGCATCCTCTGCGATTTCGCCTCCGAGCTCGGCGAAGGCCCAACCTACGATCCCCGCACCGATACCGCCTGGTGGTTCAATATCAAGGGCCAGGAGCTGCACGAGCTCCATCTCGAAAGCGGACACAAGACCATTCATCCCCTGCCCTTTCTCGGCAGCGTGCTGGCCACCATCGATCCCGGCCGGCAATTGATCGCATCGGACCAGGGTCTGTTTGTCCGCGACACGGCAAGCTTCAAGCTCAGCCCCTTCGCAACGCTTGAGGACAAGCCGGGCAATCGCTCCAATGACGGACGCGTCCATGCCTCGGGCGCGCTGTGGATCGGCACGATGGGGCGGAGCGCCGAGAAGCATGCCGGCGCGATTTATCACGTCGCCGGCAATCGGATAACCAAGCTCTACAGCAACATCACCATCCCGAACGGGATCTGCTTTTCGCCGGATGGCGCCACCGCCTATTTCACCGACACGGACGTCAATCACCTGATGCGCGTCGTCATCGACCCGGCAACGGCACTGCCGACCGGCGACGCCGTCATTCTTTCCGACGAAAGCGCCGCACCGGGCGGGATCGACGGCTCGGTCTGCGATGCCGACGGCCTGATCTGGAACGCGCGCTGGGGTGCCGGCGCCATCGAGGTGTACAAGCCCGACGGCCGGAAGGTCGCCCGCTATGCCGTTCCGGCGACACAGCCGAGTTGCCCGGCCTTCATCGGCGTGAGGGCAGACAGGCTGCTGGTCACCTCGGCATGGCAGGATCTCGACGACGCGGCACACTCCGCCGATCCCAACGCCGGCAAGACCTTCGAGCTCGGCATCGAAGTCACGGGCCGCTTAGAGCCGTCGTTCCGGCTCTAG
- a CDS encoding 2-dehydro-3-deoxygalactonokinase, with amino-acid sequence MTAGYYAAVDWGTSSFRLWIIGEDGAVLAERRSAEGMTTAARTGFHAVLDSHLAAVSAPLHLPIIICGMAGARQGWREAGYLDTPATLGAIAGNAIAVPDVDRDIRILPGLAQRDNRHPDVMRGEETQLLGAAGMLDDGRHLVCMPGTHSKWVRLSRQTVEGFSTFMTGELFDAISKHTILSHAVAEADAIAADSAAFAEAVTRAREKPGLATNLLFSVRAGQLLHGLSAADAKAHLSGTLIGLEIAGALASAGSVNGICLVGSGRLGALYRAALESQGLAVQLVDADEAVRAGLSTAAQAIWPL; translated from the coding sequence ATGACGGCAGGCTACTATGCCGCGGTGGACTGGGGGACCTCGAGCTTCCGCTTGTGGATCATCGGAGAAGACGGGGCGGTGCTCGCCGAGCGCCGCAGTGCGGAAGGCATGACGACGGCGGCAAGAACCGGTTTCCATGCCGTCCTTGACAGCCATCTTGCCGCCGTTTCGGCACCTCTCCATCTGCCGATCATCATCTGCGGGATGGCCGGCGCCCGGCAGGGCTGGAGAGAGGCGGGCTATCTCGATACGCCGGCAACGCTTGGCGCCATCGCAGGAAACGCGATTGCCGTTCCGGACGTGGATCGCGACATCCGTATCCTGCCGGGCCTGGCGCAACGCGACAATCGGCACCCGGATGTCATGCGCGGCGAGGAGACGCAGCTGCTCGGAGCGGCCGGCATGCTCGACGACGGACGCCATCTCGTGTGCATGCCGGGCACCCACAGCAAGTGGGTCCGGCTTTCGCGGCAGACGGTCGAGGGCTTTTCCACCTTCATGACCGGCGAATTGTTCGACGCCATTTCGAAGCATACGATCTTGAGCCATGCCGTGGCGGAGGCGGACGCCATCGCCGCCGACAGCGCTGCCTTTGCCGAAGCCGTCACCCGGGCACGGGAAAAGCCGGGGCTGGCGACGAACCTCCTCTTTTCCGTCCGGGCGGGGCAGTTGCTCCATGGTTTGAGCGCCGCCGACGCGAAGGCTCACCTGTCCGGCACGCTGATCGGCCTGGAGATCGCCGGGGCGCTCGCCTCGGCGGGCTCGGTGAACGGCATTTGCCTCGTCGGCTCGGGACGGCTCGGCGCGCTCTATCGCGCGGCGCTCGAAAGCCAGGGGCTCGCAGTCCAGCTTGTCGACGCCGATGAGGCCGTGCGAGCCGGCCTTTCGACCGCTGCCCAGGCCATTTGGCCCCTTTGA
- a CDS encoding helix-turn-helix transcriptional regulator — MSWNARMQDTMTTGMSDVDLPRGGDFASEIAKLETQFDIIRYMRRITQIFGFKTFLICSIPPIDMERLSAATVISNMPAELLNKYDSLSMLRFSTGVRRLRETTTPFRITLEDWESEGGKPATATDYIVMLRENGIFQANYFPVHDAEGGRGAVILMGPEADLPMTAAMELQMIAIHVYNRLAEIGSVWKNSNTTLSEREIQCLSWTAAGKTSAEIAGILGLSEHTVNHYLNHVTKKLDAVNRTQAVVKAMKKGYIS, encoded by the coding sequence ATGTCATGGAACGCGCGAATGCAAGATACGATGACGACCGGGATGTCTGACGTCGATCTACCCCGGGGCGGTGATTTCGCGTCTGAGATCGCAAAGCTGGAGACTCAGTTCGATATCATCCGCTATATGCGGCGGATTACGCAGATTTTCGGCTTCAAGACATTTCTCATCTGCTCGATTCCGCCGATCGACATGGAGCGGCTCTCGGCCGCTACCGTTATTTCCAATATGCCGGCCGAGCTTCTCAACAAGTACGACAGCCTGTCGATGCTGCGCTTCAGCACGGGCGTTCGTCGCTTGAGAGAGACCACCACGCCCTTCCGGATCACGCTTGAAGACTGGGAGAGCGAGGGTGGCAAGCCGGCCACCGCCACGGATTATATTGTGATGCTGCGCGAGAACGGCATCTTCCAGGCAAACTACTTTCCGGTCCACGATGCCGAGGGCGGTCGCGGTGCCGTCATTCTCATGGGGCCGGAAGCCGATTTGCCGATGACCGCGGCGATGGAACTGCAGATGATCGCGATCCACGTCTACAACCGCCTCGCCGAGATCGGTTCCGTCTGGAAAAACAGCAACACAACCCTCTCAGAGCGGGAAATCCAGTGCCTGAGCTGGACGGCAGCCGGTAAGACCAGCGCTGAAATCGCCGGGATCCTCGGCCTCTCCGAGCATACCGTCAATCATTACCTCAATCACGTCACCAAGAAGCTCGACGCCGTCAACCGCACACAGGCGGTCGTGAAGGCGATGAAAAAGGGCTATATCAGCTAG
- a CDS encoding potassium transporter Kup: MSQLSAPAVHGSENMRRLLALGLGSIGVVYGDIGTSPLYAFREALRPVAHDGVTDVEIIGLISLMIWSLTIIVTIKYVLFLLRADNQGEGGTLSLLALLMKTANGHTWILFFMGVAGAALFIGDAMITPALSVLSAVEGLKLVTPALSDYVVPIAVVILLLLFAVQSKGTAAVSNFFGPITLIWFLVMGGIGLVHIADDLSIFAAFNPFYAATFLFNEGYVGIIVLGAVFLTVTGAEALYADLGHFGRRPIQWAWFTIVFPALTLNYLGQGAFILEHPEAMSDPFFLMFPKWALLPVVILATAATIIASQAVITGAFSLTRQAIHLGFLPRMAIFHTSETHTGQIYLPNVNTLLMFGVMALVFLFGSSEALATAYGISVTGAMVVTTMLAFEFLRARWNWSAWWAAAALLPLLTLEFVFLGANMLKIHDGGYVPILIAATFIIVMWTWKRGTEILHAKTRHIDIPLASFIKSIERKSEHAPVSVPGTAIFLTSDPDSTPAALLHNIKHNHVLHQQNFILTVRTANTPKVPKEERVSVRPLSERFTLLEMKFGYMETQNVSQALGLFRKSGLKFDIMSTSFYLGRRKLVPDAQSGMPHWQDRLFIALANAAIDPSDYFRLPTNRVVELGSHVII, from the coding sequence ATGTCTCAATTGTCTGCCCCTGCCGTGCATGGATCCGAGAACATGCGCCGCCTGCTCGCGCTTGGCCTTGGCTCGATCGGCGTCGTCTATGGCGACATCGGCACGAGCCCGCTCTATGCCTTTCGCGAAGCGCTGCGCCCGGTTGCGCATGACGGCGTGACGGATGTGGAGATCATCGGTCTGATTTCTCTGATGATCTGGTCGTTGACGATCATCGTGACGATCAAATACGTGCTTTTCCTATTGCGAGCCGACAACCAGGGGGAGGGCGGCACGCTCTCGTTGCTGGCCTTGCTGATGAAGACGGCCAACGGCCACACATGGATTCTGTTCTTCATGGGCGTCGCTGGAGCGGCGCTCTTCATTGGCGATGCGATGATCACGCCGGCGCTCTCGGTTCTATCGGCCGTCGAGGGCCTGAAGCTGGTGACGCCGGCGCTCTCGGACTATGTCGTCCCGATCGCCGTCGTCATCCTGCTGCTCCTGTTTGCCGTGCAATCGAAAGGAACGGCGGCCGTCTCCAATTTCTTCGGGCCGATCACGCTCATCTGGTTCCTGGTGATGGGCGGCATAGGGCTCGTGCATATCGCCGACGACCTGTCGATCTTCGCGGCCTTCAACCCGTTCTACGCCGCAACCTTCCTGTTCAACGAGGGCTATGTCGGCATCATCGTGCTCGGCGCTGTCTTCCTGACCGTGACGGGAGCCGAGGCTCTCTATGCCGACCTGGGCCATTTCGGCCGCCGGCCGATTCAATGGGCCTGGTTTACCATAGTCTTTCCGGCGCTCACCCTGAACTATCTCGGCCAGGGCGCCTTTATCCTCGAGCACCCCGAGGCGATGTCCGATCCGTTCTTCCTGATGTTCCCGAAATGGGCGCTGCTTCCCGTCGTCATTCTCGCGACTGCGGCGACCATCATCGCCAGCCAGGCCGTGATCACGGGTGCCTTCTCGCTCACCCGTCAGGCGATTCACCTCGGCTTCCTGCCGCGCATGGCGATTTTCCACACGTCCGAGACCCATACGGGCCAGATCTACCTGCCGAACGTCAACACGCTGCTGATGTTTGGCGTCATGGCGCTCGTCTTCCTCTTCGGCTCGTCCGAGGCGCTCGCCACCGCCTATGGCATTTCTGTCACCGGCGCCATGGTGGTGACCACCATGCTTGCCTTCGAATTCCTGCGCGCGCGCTGGAACTGGTCGGCCTGGTGGGCCGCCGCGGCGCTGCTGCCGCTCCTCACGCTGGAATTCGTCTTCCTCGGCGCCAACATGCTGAAGATCCACGACGGCGGCTATGTGCCGATCCTGATCGCAGCGACCTTCATCATCGTCATGTGGACCTGGAAGCGCGGCACCGAGATTCTTCACGCCAAGACGCGCCATATCGACATTCCGCTGGCAAGCTTCATCAAGTCGATCGAACGCAAGAGCGAGCATGCGCCGGTTTCCGTACCGGGCACGGCAATCTTCCTGACGAGCGATCCGGATTCGACGCCCGCCGCCCTCCTGCACAACATCAAGCACAATCACGTCCTGCACCAGCAGAACTTCATCCTGACGGTCCGCACCGCCAACACCCCCAAGGTGCCAAAGGAGGAGCGCGTCAGCGTCCGGCCGCTGTCGGAACGCTTTACACTCCTCGAGATGAAATTCGGCTACATGGAGACGCAGAACGTTTCGCAGGCGCTCGGCCTCTTCCGCAAATCGGGCCTGAAGTTCGACATCATGTCGACGTCCTTCTATCTCGGCCGCCGCAAGCTCGTGCCCGACGCCCAGTCCGGCATGCCGCACTGGCAGGATCGCCTGTTCATCGCGCTCGCCAATGCGGCCATCGATCCGTCCGACTATTTCCGCCTGCCGACCAACCGCGTCGTCGAACTCGGCTCCCACGTAATCATCTGA
- the apbC gene encoding iron-sulfur cluster carrier protein ApbC, translating to MPDVTREMVLEKLRSVRGPDMEGNIVDLGLVSDVFISDGKAYFSITVPADRAKELEPMRAAAERVVREMPGVKAAMVALTADRKAAPQAAPAQRPAPHSGHAHAPRPAGGAPAKAGIPGVGAIIAVASGKGGVGKSTTSVNLALALQANGLKVGLLDADIYGPSMPRLLKISGRPQQIEGRLIRPMENYGLRVMSMGFLVDEEVAMIWRGPMIQSALLQMLREVAWGELDVLVVDMPPGTGDAQLTMAQQVPLAGAVIVSTPQDLALADARKGITMFRKVEVPVLGIVENMSYFVAPDTGKRYDIFGHGGARKEAERIGVPFLGEVPLTMAIRETSDAGTPLVVSEPDGEVARIFRGIAERVSEQLSTPEGNQNRAMPNIVFE from the coding sequence ATGCCGGACGTGACCAGGGAAATGGTTCTTGAAAAGCTGCGGAGCGTGCGTGGCCCGGACATGGAAGGCAACATCGTCGATCTGGGCTTGGTCTCCGATGTGTTCATTTCCGACGGCAAGGCTTATTTTTCGATCACGGTGCCGGCAGACCGCGCGAAGGAACTCGAACCGATGCGGGCCGCTGCCGAACGCGTCGTTCGCGAGATGCCCGGAGTGAAGGCAGCCATGGTCGCGCTGACCGCCGACCGTAAGGCGGCGCCTCAGGCGGCCCCCGCACAACGGCCGGCGCCGCATTCCGGGCACGCGCATGCGCCGCGACCGGCTGGCGGCGCGCCGGCGAAGGCGGGCATTCCGGGCGTTGGCGCCATCATTGCGGTTGCCTCCGGCAAGGGCGGCGTCGGCAAGTCGACGACGTCGGTAAACCTGGCGTTGGCGCTTCAGGCGAATGGTCTCAAGGTCGGGCTGCTCGATGCCGATATCTATGGCCCCTCGATGCCGCGCCTCCTGAAGATTTCCGGCCGCCCTCAGCAAATCGAAGGACGGCTCATCCGGCCGATGGAAAACTACGGGCTGAGGGTGATGTCGATGGGCTTTCTTGTCGACGAGGAGGTCGCGATGATCTGGCGCGGCCCGATGATCCAGTCCGCTCTCCTGCAGATGCTGCGCGAGGTGGCCTGGGGCGAGCTCGACGTGCTCGTCGTCGACATGCCGCCCGGCACCGGCGATGCGCAATTGACGATGGCACAGCAGGTGCCGCTCGCCGGCGCCGTTATCGTCTCGACGCCGCAGGATCTGGCGCTTGCCGACGCGCGCAAAGGCATCACGATGTTTCGCAAGGTCGAGGTTCCGGTGCTCGGAATCGTCGAGAACATGAGCTATTTCGTCGCCCCCGACACGGGAAAGCGTTACGACATTTTCGGCCATGGCGGCGCCCGCAAGGAGGCCGAGCGGATTGGCGTGCCCTTCCTCGGGGAAGTCCCGCTAACCATGGCAATCCGGGAAACTTCAGATGCAGGCACGCCATTGGTGGTCTCCGAGCCCGACGGCGAGGTGGCGCGCATCTTTCGTGGTATCGCTGAGCGGGTCTCAGAGCAACTCTCGACCCCCGAGGGGAACCAAAACCGCGCAATGCCGAACATCGTCTTCGAATAG
- a CDS encoding magnesium transporter CorA family protein, which produces MISGYCVNGEAVALSTAEPPAFLRPEIVWIDLVEPTRAEELMMEELLGISIPTRDDLKGIEPSSRLYVEQDAVFMTASLVYRSETQIPGLTDVGFILSGGRLVTIRYAEPRAFGLFKAGTHRIPGGCRNGVVILTRLLEAITDRTSEILEQAVDKIDGLSIEVFGDRAAGRRRPPQLLEARLRDVAGFHRLVAKTRDSLASLSRLLTFVYTVPEVQADKDSRELCRSISRDIQSLSEHAAFISGNITFLLDASLGLINVEQNAIIKIFSIASVVLLPPTLVASVYGMNFRVMPELEWQFGYPWALAAMVLSAVIPFFFFRWKGWL; this is translated from the coding sequence ATGATCTCAGGCTATTGCGTCAATGGCGAAGCTGTCGCTCTCTCGACGGCCGAACCGCCCGCCTTCCTGCGCCCGGAGATCGTCTGGATCGACCTCGTCGAGCCGACCAGGGCCGAAGAACTGATGATGGAAGAACTGCTCGGAATTTCCATTCCGACCCGGGACGACCTCAAGGGCATAGAGCCGTCGAGCCGCCTCTATGTCGAGCAGGATGCCGTCTTCATGACCGCCTCGCTGGTCTACCGGAGTGAAACGCAGATCCCGGGCCTGACGGATGTCGGCTTCATTCTTTCCGGAGGCAGGCTCGTGACGATCCGCTACGCGGAGCCGCGCGCCTTCGGCCTCTTCAAGGCCGGTACGCATCGGATTCCCGGTGGCTGCAGGAACGGCGTGGTGATTTTGACCCGCCTGCTCGAAGCGATCACCGACCGGACCTCCGAAATCCTGGAGCAGGCCGTCGACAAGATCGATGGCCTGTCGATCGAAGTGTTCGGCGACCGGGCTGCCGGCCGGCGCAGGCCGCCGCAACTGCTCGAGGCACGTCTGCGCGACGTGGCGGGCTTTCACAGGCTGGTTGCGAAGACGCGCGATAGCCTCGCTTCGCTGTCAAGGCTGCTCACCTTCGTCTACACCGTACCGGAAGTGCAGGCGGACAAGGATAGCCGCGAGCTTTGCCGCTCGATCTCCCGGGACATTCAGTCGCTCTCCGAACATGCAGCCTTTATCTCCGGCAACATCACCTTCCTGCTCGATGCCTCGCTCGGTCTCATCAATGTCGAGCAGAATGCCATCATCAAGATCTTCTCGATCGCTTCCGTGGTTCTGCTGCCGCCGACCTTGGTTGCCTCCGTCTATGGCATGAATTTTCGGGTAATGCCGGAACTCGAATGGCAGTTCGGCTACCCCTGGGCGCTTGCGGCCATGGTGCTTTCGGCCGTCATCCCCTTCTTCTTCTTTCGTTGGAAAGGCTGGCTCTAA
- a CDS encoding 2-dehydro-3-deoxy-6-phosphogalactonate aldolase, giving the protein MNRIPLPPMKYPLIAILRGLKPEETESVVGALIETGFTAIEIPLNSPDPFRSIETAVKMAPAHCLIGAGTVLTTADVEQLDDVGGRLMVSPNVEPSVIRLAAAKGMVTMPGVFTPTEALAAVAAGASGLKFFPASVLGPSGIAAIRAVLPSDLEIAAVGGVSETNFADYAKIGVRSFGLGSSLYKPGMSAADVRQRAVATLAAYDAVYGGHE; this is encoded by the coding sequence ATGAACCGCATTCCCTTGCCACCGATGAAATATCCGCTGATTGCGATCCTGCGCGGGTTGAAGCCAGAGGAGACTGAAAGCGTCGTCGGCGCGTTGATCGAAACGGGCTTTACGGCGATCGAGATTCCGCTGAATTCGCCCGACCCTTTCCGATCCATCGAAACAGCGGTGAAGATGGCGCCGGCCCATTGCCTTATCGGCGCCGGCACGGTGTTGACGACGGCTGACGTCGAACAGCTTGACGACGTCGGCGGGCGCCTCATGGTCAGCCCCAATGTCGAACCATCGGTTATTCGGCTTGCCGCGGCGAAGGGCATGGTGACGATGCCTGGCGTCTTCACGCCGACGGAGGCGCTCGCGGCTGTGGCGGCGGGTGCGAGCGGCCTGAAATTCTTCCCGGCGAGCGTCCTCGGGCCTTCCGGCATCGCGGCGATCCGCGCGGTGCTTCCGAGCGATCTGGAGATCGCCGCCGTCGGCGGCGTCTCGGAGACCAATTTCGCCGACTACGCCAAGATCGGCGTGCGCAGCTTCGGACTAGGCTCGAGCCTCTATAAGCCCGGAATGAGTGCTGCGGATGTCAGGCAGCGGGCGGTAGCCACGCTCGCGGCCTATGATGCCGTCTATGGAGGCCATGAATGA
- a CDS encoding IclR family transcriptional regulator, whose product MDRKIVTDLESEGPGTGTLGKAMAVLEAVATADRPLRFTDILQSVRQPRGTLHRLLGHLIDEGLVVQRNDLSYEPGLRLLKLAYRSWSGNQFRDIAEPHLLRLHELTGETVHLGILRETEIIYVDKVESRQTVRMSSQIGKASPAYCTGIGKAALSSLARGELERIAAKTQFVPFTERTHRSATSLLAEIEEIRHQGHAFDREEHEAEICCVAAPIVVPEHELVAGISVTGPSYRVTMPQLAAWAADVRNAAGKIEEEARFRLGPGRVGR is encoded by the coding sequence ATGGACCGTAAGATTGTGACCGATCTGGAAAGTGAAGGGCCTGGGACCGGCACCCTAGGGAAGGCGATGGCGGTGCTCGAGGCCGTCGCGACGGCGGACCGGCCCTTGCGTTTTACCGACATCCTTCAATCCGTCCGTCAGCCGCGCGGCACGCTGCACCGGCTGCTCGGGCATCTCATCGACGAAGGCCTGGTGGTGCAGCGAAACGATCTTTCCTACGAGCCCGGGCTGCGCCTGCTGAAGCTGGCCTATCGCTCCTGGTCCGGCAATCAGTTTCGCGATATCGCCGAACCGCATCTGCTGCGTCTGCATGAACTGACCGGCGAAACCGTCCATCTCGGCATATTGCGCGAAACCGAGATCATCTATGTCGACAAGGTCGAAAGCCGTCAGACGGTGCGGATGAGTTCGCAGATCGGCAAGGCCTCGCCGGCCTATTGCACAGGTATCGGCAAGGCCGCCCTGTCATCGCTTGCGCGGGGCGAGTTGGAGCGAATCGCCGCAAAGACGCAGTTCGTCCCGTTCACCGAGCGCACGCATCGCTCGGCCACGTCGTTGCTAGCCGAGATTGAAGAGATTCGCCACCAAGGGCATGCCTTCGACCGCGAGGAGCATGAAGCCGAAATCTGTTGTGTGGCTGCGCCGATCGTCGTTCCGGAGCATGAACTGGTTGCCGGCATATCGGTAACCGGGCCTTCCTATCGCGTCACCATGCCGCAATTGGCGGCTTGGGCCGCGGATGTGCGCAATGCCGCGGGGAAGATCGAAGAGGAGGCCCGATTCCGGTTGGGACCCGGGCGAGTCGGCCGCTAG
- a CDS encoding helix-turn-helix transcriptional regulator, with the protein MMDFNADITSLALPNGRFINGAIGNEDDVKRALDQIADAFGFRGFMVLAIPDSGCHSLAAQALLTSWTAEFLRRYDSAGLIEGSPVIQRLRRSTIPFTYDAHLLARRRVDGKGEAAISVFEQAGMPRGLYLPVHDAKGGRAAIAFGGDREVVSSDEMQVLNLWAGLLYSRLCEVRAGDRRRPGSLSRREIECLRWAAAGKTTVEMARIMALSEYTVNHYLNRATRKLDSVNRVQTVAKAMRAGLIN; encoded by the coding sequence ATCATGGATTTCAACGCGGACATTACCTCACTGGCCCTTCCCAATGGCCGTTTCATCAACGGCGCGATCGGCAATGAAGACGATGTCAAGCGCGCTCTCGACCAGATCGCGGACGCTTTCGGATTCCGCGGCTTCATGGTGTTGGCCATTCCGGATTCCGGTTGTCACAGCCTGGCTGCGCAGGCGCTGCTCACCTCTTGGACGGCGGAATTCCTGCGGCGCTACGACAGCGCCGGCCTGATCGAGGGAAGTCCCGTCATTCAGCGGTTGCGCCGGAGCACCATTCCCTTCACCTATGACGCCCATCTCCTCGCGCGCAGGCGCGTGGATGGCAAGGGTGAGGCCGCCATCAGCGTCTTCGAGCAGGCTGGAATGCCGCGCGGTCTCTATCTGCCGGTTCACGACGCGAAGGGAGGTCGCGCGGCCATTGCCTTTGGCGGTGACAGGGAGGTGGTCTCGAGCGACGAAATGCAGGTGCTCAACCTCTGGGCAGGGCTTCTCTACAGCCGGCTTTGTGAAGTCAGGGCGGGTGACAGGCGCCGCCCGGGCAGTCTTTCGCGGCGCGAGATCGAATGTCTGCGCTGGGCCGCGGCCGGAAAGACGACCGTCGAGATGGCGCGAATCATGGCGCTCTCCGAATACACGGTGAACCACTATCTGAACCGCGCGACGCGCAAGCTCGATTCGGTCAACCGTGTTCAGACGGTCGCCAAGGCGATGCGGGCCGGCCTCATCAATTAG